From the genome of Streptomyces sp. S4.7:
GAGCGTGACGGCCCGCCGCATGGCGTCCATGTCGGCCGTGGTGGTGGCCACCGGGTCCTCCCTGCCTCTGGGGCACGGACTCCGGGGCCTGTCGATGACGACAGAGAAACGGGAAACGCACACGGGAACGCCGGGACCGATGAACGGAACGTCCGAGGACGATCCGCCGACGGCGGCATACCGGTGACGGCCCGCCGCGCACTGCCTCCCATCCGGACTTTCACCGTCGGTCCAGGAATTCCACCTGGTCAACCGGCCGCTGGAAGCGGTCGGGTCGCGGACTGTAACCGCCGGTTCGGAATTGCACCGACCCCGGAGTGCGCTGCTGCTGGTACGGAACCAGTGTGCCACGCCTGATCGTCGGCCATCGGGGGTGTGTGCGCCGAATCACAGACGATGGCCCCGACCGTGGCCGGGCGGTGGTCCCGGGAGGGCGCAGTAGACGAGGCGCGGCGGGATCTCCACGACACTCCCCGGCACCCTCTCGTCACACGGAGCGTCACACGCTGGCAGGCTTGGGCCATGGCGACAATCCTCGTGACCGGTGGTACGGGAACACTCGGCAGACAGGTCGTGGACCGGCTGCGCACGGACGGGCACACCGTCCGTGCGCTGAGCCGGAGTTCTAGGCCGTACGCCGTCGATCTGCGCGACGACGACAGCAGGGCGCTCGACGAGGCGCTGAGGGGTGTGGACGTGGTCGTACACTGCGCCACCTCGGCGCGCGGGGGTGACGACAGGGCGGCGGCGCATCTGGTGGAGTCGGCCGTGCGCGCGAGCATCCCGCATCTCGTCTACATCTCGGTCGTCGGGGGCGACCGGTTGCCGCTCGGCTACTACCGGACGAAGCGGATCGTCGAGCGGATGATCGAGGATTCGGGGCTCGGCTGGACGATTCTGCGCACGACCCATTTCCACGATCTGGTCCTGAAGATGCTGGAGGGGGCGACGAAGCTGCCGGTCGCCACGGTGCTGCCGGCACGGGTCAGCCTCCAGCCGATCGGCTCGGCGGAGGTCGCGTCGCGCCTGGCGGACCTGGCCACGCGCCCGCCGGCCGGCCGGGTGCCCGACCTCGGGGGGCCCGAGGTCCGCACGCTGGAGGATCTGGCCGAGGCGTATCTGCGGGCGACGGGCCACAGGCGTCGGCTGCTGGCGATGCCGCTGTTCGGCAAGGCGTACGCGGGCTACCGGCGGGGTGACCAGCTGGCGCCCGAACGGGCCGTGGGCAGGGAGACGTTCGAGGACTTCCTGGCGACGCGGAAGATGTGAGGCCCACGGGCCCCCCTCGGCCCCCCTCGGCCCCCGCGGGCCGCCGCACCGGTCGACGTGTCCGTCGTCGGATCTCTCGCCGGATCCGTCTGACGGCCCGGTTCAGCTCGGCGGGGCGAACAGGTCGTTCTGGGCGGCGTCCCGCGCCGTCAGCAGCGCACCACGCAGCACTGCCGCGCCGCCCAGGGAGCTCGCCACGACCTTCGTACGGAGGGGGGACATCTCGGCCAGGCGGGCCTCGACGCGGGACGCCAGCGCCGTACCGCCCGCCTGTCCGACCTCGCCCCCCAGGACCACCCTGCCGGGGTCGAGTACGGCGCTGATGGCCGCGGCGCCGACCGCGACCGGCGCGGCGAGGGCGTCGAGGAAGGCCTCTCCCGCGGCGCCCGCGGTGAGTGCGGCGCGCACGACGGCCGCGGCGGGCGGCTCCTGGGGGCCTGCTTCGGCGAACAGGCCGTGGCGCTCGGCGAGTTCGCAGATGCCCGCCGAACCGGCGAGGGTGTGGAACCCGCCGTCGCAGGCGGTGGCGGAGGGCAGGCCGGAGGTCCCCGGTACGGGCAGGAAGCCGATCTCGCCTGCGCCGCCCGACGCACCGCGCCGGACCTTCCCGTTCAGGACGAGGGCGGCGCCCACCCCGAAGCCGAGCCACAGCAGTACGAAGCTGTCCGCGCCCCCGTCGCGGGCGGCGCCGACGCGCTGTTCGGCGACGGCGGCGAGATTGGTCTCGTTCTCGACGAGGACCGTCGCGGTCAGGCGTTCCTGAAGCGCGGCGACGAGTCTTCGGTGCCAGGCGGGCAGTCCGCTGGTCTCGCGGAGTTCGCCGGTCACCGGGTCGATCAGGCCGGGCGCGCCGATGCCCACGCTGTGCAGGCGTACGGCGCCCGCCTCGCGGGCGGTGCGCTCCAGCAGGGCCGCCGCGCCCTCGACGGCCGGTTCGGTGCCCGTGTCGCTGCCGATGGGCAGCACCGCCTCGGCGAGCGTCGCCCCCAGGAGGTCGGTGACGACGACGGTGACGCTCTGCGTCCGTACGTCGAGCGCCGCGAGGTGCGCCCGGTCGGCGACCAGCCCGTACAGCCGCGCGTTCGGGCCGCGACGCCTGCCTCCCGTCTCGCCGACGATCGTGACGAGTCCGGAGCTTTGCAGCCGCTCCACCAGATCGGCGACGGTGGGCCGGGAGAGCCCGGTGAGCGTCTTGAGCTGTCCCGCCGTCAACGGGCCCTCGTCCTGGAGGAATTCCAGGGCGAGGCGGTCGTTGATGGCCCGTGCCGTGCTCGGGGATGCGGCCATGGCCTGGATCCTTCCAGATGTCTGCGGATCTCATCGCGCCCACTGCCGTCTATTTATCAGGCAGGGTTCCTGATAGTTTACTGCCCGCACTGTTGGACGGCGCCCGCGCGCCGTACGGGGAGGACGGAACCGAATGCCGACTGGACCACCGGTCTTCGACGGACAGCAACTGCGGCGGGCGCGGTACGCGGTGGCCGCCGTCTTCTGTGTGCACGGCGCGGTCACCGGCAGCTTCGCGACCCGTATCCCCTGGATCCAGGACCACGCGGCGCTGAGCGCCGGGCAGTTGGGGCTCGCGCTCGCCTTCCCCGCCATCGGTGCCTCGGTGGCGATGCCGCTGGCGGGCGCGATCAGCCACCGTTTCGGCGCGCGTACGGCGCTGCGCGGACTGCTCGCGCTGTGGACGCTCTCCCTCACGCTGCCCTCGCTCGCCCCGAATCTGGTCACGCTCTGTCTGGCACTCTTCGTGTACGGCGCGACCTCGGGCATGTCGGACGTCGCGATGAACGCCCTCGGCGTGGAGATCGAGAACCGGCTCGACAAGTCGATCATGTCCAGCCTGCACGGCATGTGGAGCACGGGCGCCCTGCTGGGCTCCGCCGGCGGCACGCTCGCGGCCCACATGGACAGCGACGTGCGTGTGCACCACCTGATCGCCGCCACCGTGCTCACCGTCACGGGCATGATCGCCTGCCGGTGGGTGCTCGACCTGCGCAGCACGCCCGAGGACGAGCCGCCGCCGCGCTTCGCACTGCCGCCGAAGTCCGCACTGCTCATCGGTGCCGTCGGCTTCTGCGCGGTCTTCGCGGAGGGCGCGAGCCTCGACTGGTCGGCGGTGTATCTGGAGGACGTACTGGACACCTCCCCCGGTCTCGCCGCCGCGTCCACCACGGCCTTCGCACTCACCATGGCCATGGCACGGCTGCTCGGCGACCGGATCGTCGACCGCTTCGGGGCGGTGCGGTGCGTCAGGGTGGGCGGCGTCTCCGCCACGCTCGGCGGTGTGCTGGTGGTCTTCGCGCCCAATCCCCTGGCCGCCATGGGCGGGTTCGCCCTCGTCGGGCTGGGTGTGGCGGTGGTGGTGCCGCTGGCCTTCGCCGCCGCCGGGCGCAGCGGGCCGAACCCCAGCCAGGCCATCGCGGGCGTCGCGACCATCACGTACACGTCGGGGCTGATCGCGCCCTCGGCGATCGGCGCGGTGGCCGACGCGACGTCGCTGGTGGCCTCGTTCGGCCTGGTGACCGTGCTTGCCTTCGGTCTGGTGCTGGGCGCGAGCGTCCTGAGGACCGGGGACCGGCGTGCGGCTCCGGACGCAGTTCACGGAGCAGAACCGCGAGAGCGGGACCGACCCGGAAGCCGACGGGGGCAGGCCCTACCATGACGCTGATCTTCTCGGCGCCGGATTCGGAAGTGGAGCCACCCTCATGAAGCCCCTCACGAAGCTCGGTGTGCGCTGGACCCTGCACGGCGACGGACGAACTCCCGCGCCCGGCGCCGTCGTACGGCCCGATGAACGGCTCTCCTGGCCGCGGACGGCCGGGCTCGGCGCCCAGCACGTGGTGGCGATGTTCGGCGCGTCGTTCGTCGCGCCCGTCCTGATGGGCCTCGACCCCAACCTCGCGATCATGATGTCCGGTGTCGCGACGGTCGTCTTCCTGCTGGCCACCCGCGGCCAGGTGCCGAGCTATCTCGGCTGCTCACTGTCGTTCGTCGGGGTCGCCGCCACGATCCGGGCATCGGGCGGCGACAGCGCCACCGTGACCGGCGCGGTCCTCGTCGTCGCCGTCACGCTCTTCCTCGCGGGCCTGGCCGTACGGCGGTTCGGCGCCCGGATCATCCACGCCGCGATGCCGCCGGTCGTGACGGGCGCGGTCGTGATGCTCATCGGATTCAATCTGGCGCCGGTCTCCGCCAAGACGTACTGGCCGCAGGACCAGTGGACCGCGCTGCTGGTGATGGTCTTCACCGCGCTGGCCGTGGTCTGTCTGCGCGGCTTCTGGTCACGTATCGCGATCTTCCTCGGTCTGCTCTTCGGGTACGGCGTCTCCTGGCTCTTCGACCAGGTCATCGGCAAGATCCACTCCCCCGCCGGCGGCGCCGAGTCCGTCGACCACTGGCGCCTGGACCTCTCCCTGGTCGGGAAGGCCGACTGGATCGGGCTCCCGGACTTCCACGCGCCGAGCTTCGAGTGGTCGGCGATCCTGGTCGCTCTGCCCGTCGTCATCGCGCTGATCGCGGAGAACGCCGGGCATGTGAAGGCCGTCGGCGAGATGACCGGCGACTCCCTCGAC
Proteins encoded in this window:
- a CDS encoding solute carrier family 23 protein, which codes for MKPLTKLGVRWTLHGDGRTPAPGAVVRPDERLSWPRTAGLGAQHVVAMFGASFVAPVLMGLDPNLAIMMSGVATVVFLLATRGQVPSYLGCSLSFVGVAATIRASGGDSATVTGAVLVVAVTLFLAGLAVRRFGARIIHAAMPPVVTGAVVMLIGFNLAPVSAKTYWPQDQWTALLVMVFTALAVVCLRGFWSRIAIFLGLLFGYGVSWLFDQVIGKIHSPAGGAESVDHWRLDLSLVGKADWIGLPDFHAPSFEWSAILVALPVVIALIAENAGHVKAVGEMTGDSLDSKLGTAIAADGAASMLSTAVGGPPNTTYSENIGVMAATRVYSTAAYWAAAGFALLFGLCPKFGAVVAAVPGGVLGGITVILYGMIGLLGAQIWINAGVDLRNPLNLVPAAAGIIIGVGGVTLKFTDSFELGGIALGSIVVIAGYHVLRAFAPPHLKADGPLLDSGTSTYDSGDEGDRRPASKQ
- a CDS encoding MFS transporter; this translates as MPTGPPVFDGQQLRRARYAVAAVFCVHGAVTGSFATRIPWIQDHAALSAGQLGLALAFPAIGASVAMPLAGAISHRFGARTALRGLLALWTLSLTLPSLAPNLVTLCLALFVYGATSGMSDVAMNALGVEIENRLDKSIMSSLHGMWSTGALLGSAGGTLAAHMDSDVRVHHLIAATVLTVTGMIACRWVLDLRSTPEDEPPPRFALPPKSALLIGAVGFCAVFAEGASLDWSAVYLEDVLDTSPGLAAASTTAFALTMAMARLLGDRIVDRFGAVRCVRVGGVSATLGGVLVVFAPNPLAAMGGFALVGLGVAVVVPLAFAAAGRSGPNPSQAIAGVATITYTSGLIAPSAIGAVADATSLVASFGLVTVLAFGLVLGASVLRTGDRRAAPDAVHGAEPRERDRPGSRRGQALP
- a CDS encoding SDR family oxidoreductase → MATILVTGGTGTLGRQVVDRLRTDGHTVRALSRSSRPYAVDLRDDDSRALDEALRGVDVVVHCATSARGGDDRAAAHLVESAVRASIPHLVYISVVGGDRLPLGYYRTKRIVERMIEDSGLGWTILRTTHFHDLVLKMLEGATKLPVATVLPARVSLQPIGSAEVASRLADLATRPPAGRVPDLGGPEVRTLEDLAEAYLRATGHRRRLLAMPLFGKAYAGYRRGDQLAPERAVGRETFEDFLATRKM
- a CDS encoding ROK family transcriptional regulator, yielding MAASPSTARAINDRLALEFLQDEGPLTAGQLKTLTGLSRPTVADLVERLQSSGLVTIVGETGGRRRGPNARLYGLVADRAHLAALDVRTQSVTVVVTDLLGATLAEAVLPIGSDTGTEPAVEGAAALLERTAREAGAVRLHSVGIGAPGLIDPVTGELRETSGLPAWHRRLVAALQERLTATVLVENETNLAAVAEQRVGAARDGGADSFVLLWLGFGVGAALVLNGKVRRGASGGAGEIGFLPVPGTSGLPSATACDGGFHTLAGSAGICELAERHGLFAEAGPQEPPAAAVVRAALTAGAAGEAFLDALAAPVAVGAAAISAVLDPGRVVLGGEVGQAGGTALASRVEARLAEMSPLRTKVVASSLGGAAVLRGALLTARDAAQNDLFAPPS